The nucleotide sequence AAACAAGTTTAGACGAAAATTCGCAATGTTATGAGCAAACTTTGCTGTCTGCTCGACTGTGATGGAAAACGATGCTCACGCGGGGTCTCAATCTCGATTCTGGAGCGGATGATGACGACAGTTTGGAGGCACATAAAACCCATCGAGGGGCGGAAGTGGATATGGCAGTTGCTAGACTTTGTGATACGGTTTTTGGGGGCAGTTTGAACTGCAGCTAAAACTAATTAACAATATTTAAATGGCAAACACCCGGCCATCTCGATAAGTGTCGTCGACGACCCATCACTTTACGGCCGAATTAAACGCAATCTCCACGGAGGCAGCGAAAATTTAAATTAGCTAATGCCAGGCGGGAACCTGAGCTCAGGCCACACAGGGATATTTCTCAGTCACTAGGACAAAGGACGAAGGAAGGCAGGAGACCTACTTCCACTTGCCACGTACTCGAAGTCCTGACTTGGCTGCCTGCCCACGCCCATCGGTGGATAGTGGATAAGCATCTTCACTTAATACCGGGTATAATGTCGATGCTCAGCCCGATAATAATGTCCTTAGAGCCGAGATACTCCTGGCAGAGGCCGTGGCGCAAATTTAATAAACTCTCACCCCCCGCACAGTGGCTTCgattttttcgattttttccAGATATCTGGGCAAATCAGTTTGTATGCGAATTCCGCATGTATCCACTGGGAAGTGATTAATTAAATGGGCTCGACAACGAACGTGCCACATCAATAGGTAACGCGTTTAATTATGGTATTCGGTATTAAATAAAAGCAACTGCATAGATTAAAGGATAACATTCGAGCTTAAAGCTGGAAAGAGATTTATATCGAGCATATAAAACACATCTCCCATTTCGTAAAATTCATGGTTGTTAAAGGCAGTAATGTTGAGAGAATAAAACAAATCCATagatttcgaatttaatttcatAGCAATAAAAATTAGTACCTATATTTCAAGCAGAAGTCACTTTAAAAACTCAATCCAATATTGAATGAGATTCAAAGAGATTACAAAGCctatacttttatttttagaagGAAATGTACTTGGGATTTTCCTAATGATGCCGTTCTGCCCACGCAGGTGTCTGGGCACTCCACTCCAATGAGTTGATTTGTCGACGGGGCAAAGATGTTCATATTCATTTAAAGGAGATGCTTTTTGACAGCACGTGCTCAACCGACAATAACAGCCCGAATGGGGCTTCTCCAGCGCCACTTCCTTGGCGACAGCCCCAACAACAATGGCGGCAACAACAAGCACATAAAACGCAAATGATTATAGTATCTAATCATGACGTTGTCGTCGTCGCCGGGGTCCTTGCAGTTCCTCGTTGTCTGGGTCCCGACACCGACAATGTAGTTGATGACAGTGGTTCAAAGACAGTCATTTGCCTCTGTCACGACGCCTTCGTCTCGGCCAGTTACCACAATACTTAGTTCCCCCTCCGATAATCACACTGAGCGAAAGGGGGAGTTGACTGGTAATGGTCGCTGTGATATTACCGAGATTTCTGTTTACTCTGCTCAACTGGTTGGCTGTTTGTTTTGGGTCAGTGTAATTAGAGGGAGGAAGTCGTGCCAGCTATTGGGAATCCATATCCATATTTAAATACAGACATAGATACCTGATTGGGAGGGGAGATGGTTTGGGGGCACTTCCGTATCGATGACTGGCATTTTAATgtgaattattttgttttctctgGTCGGAGGCTGCTTGGGCAAATTGCTACTAAATTATTATTGGCATTATTGACACAAATGAATCGCCGTTTTGTTATCGGTATTGTTTACCGCCCTAACAGGGCTCCCCAATCCCCTTCTCACCCAAGTTTACCAAAGTATACATCTACAGATGAGGTAGGGCAGCGCAAACAGGGCAAAGTTCTGCTGACATCATCATCCTCATCATCACACTGACCAACCTCCAGGGTCGGGCAGCTGGGACTTACTGTTTGAATTGCTTTTGTGCGGGGATAattgaattaattttaaaaattgaaaccCCCAATTCGCATCATGGCTCGATAATTGAAAGTAAACTTGCTGTCTCATTTGGGCAGGTCAAGCAGCTGGTGAAGAAGCCGATATCCTGGCTGCGGATGAGGGACGGGCACATCCTTACCGTGGACCAGACCACCTTTATCGCGGATCAGCGCTTCCAGTCGGTTTTCTCCCCCAATCCCGAGCGATGGTCTCTGCAGATCAAGTATGTGCAGCTCAAGGACGAGGGGACCTACGAGTGCCAGGTGTCCACGGAGCCCAAGGCCAGTGCGATAGTCCATCTAAGGATTGTGGGTGAGTAAGGATGGTATAGCATAatttgtagcatactttttggggGAAATGTGTACTTAAAAATACAGATCAAAATGACAAGAGATCCtgataaaaatgtatattaatGTATATATAATTTCCTTTCATCTACTCgagtttatatattttaaatttatattatgaagtttttaaagttttgTAATAAAAGTTATATTTGTCTTTCAATATGCACATTAAATACGATTCTAAAGTTATACAAGCAGTCATTTATTTGGCTTTTCCATTTCATTTTATCAGGATGCCTATATTTATTACATACAATTTTGAATATTATTATGACATTTCATTTTGTAGCTAAGAGTGTACTATATATTTGTGCTACTAAAAGCCCAATACTACCAGTGTAATTTATGTGTGCTCAGCGTAAACCCACTCCCCATCTAATTCACTGAGCAAACACTTGACTGACCCATTGGCCTTCATCCGCCAAAGTCGATGCTAAAATCAAAATCCAAATCAAAACCCAAGCCCCGACCCCTGACCACACCTATAAATCTGCAATGGCAGAGACAATAAATCAATGACCGTTGCACTTTCTAGAGCAAACTTTGGGGGATATCCGTGTGTGAGTGCCAGGCTTTCACTACATCCATCTAACTTTCTCTTTCCCGCCTTTTGTAGAGCCGAAAACCGAATTAATTGGCGAGTCAACGCGACATGTGAAGGCCGGAAGTCTAGTGAAATTGCGTTGCATAATTAGCCAGGCACTGGAGCCGCCGCTTTTCATTAATTGGTTTTACAATCAGAAGCAAATCTATTTGCATAATCGACGCGGTTGGCGTACGGAAATTGAACGCATCGATCTGCCAGCGGAAGTGCCAaccaccagcaccaccaccaccacaacaacGACAACCACTACTAGCACCACCACTACAGGAGCAACACCAGTATCCACAACAACCACAGGATCAACAGGAGGAGCAACATCGTCCTCCTCGGAGATGCTCAATGGCTTGGTAACCATAACACGTTCGTACATCCTAGATGCCATATCCCAGAATGATGTATCCGAGTTGggggctgctgctgctgcaggagTGGCTTTTGTCACGGAGACGTCGACAGCTCAGCTGGTTGCCGAGGTGGATGCAACATCTTCGACTTCTGGGACTACGACGGGGGCAGGACTCCTTGCAGCCCCCACCAGTGCAGCATCCTTGGCAGCCGGAGCCACCTCTGCAGCAGGAACTCCTGCGACAGGTGactcaacagcagcagcagcaacaaccaaCACCTGGCTGACGACAACGGAGGCGGCAGCAACAACTGCCGCCACAATAACGACAACCATGCTGCCGAGCAGCAGTTTCATTAAGCAGATAACAGTAAGTGGCTTACCGCATTCCGCCCCCTCAGCCTGCATCCACGCCCCCTCGCAATTTTCCTCCCTGGAAAATGCTCCCATTAAATGCCTTTTCATTACGCAAATTGGCGTGAATGCGACGGCaggtaaaataatttttattaaattcttaTTGTCAACGTTTGtcaaattataatttttaatacgGGCCCCAGCAGTTTGCGCCTGCCACACTTGATCTCGTCTGACGGCTGTCTCAGCcgtttaataatatttccatACAATAAGACAGGCCTACTTCCTGAACTGGagatatatttaatatttgctttgatcatttaaattcaaaataaaaaaagtgtTGGGAAAGTAATATTTCAGATGTGTCTGTTGACAATAAACATGTATTAAAGACCAATTATCATCGTTAGGTATTTGATTACTTTTACAGAGCACCCTAAAAACTTTGTTGAAAAGTTATAACTTCGTATAATTATAAATTCCAGAGAAAGGTCTTAAAagaattattataaaattgaaGCTAAGATCGTAAATTTCAgagtttaaaaaatgttaagaaagTTTTATTTCTGATACCATGTTGAGCTAAACAATTTCAAAAGACGTGATCCCACCTGAAGGGATTTAATTAACTTCTTAAGTCTTTTAACTTTTAAGTCTTAagacttttttaaaaatttcggaatatattttttcatcataaaagttcttaaatagtttttattaaGGAGGCCTCACTGTATCACTATATGCCTTTTCATCAGCGAGTGTGCTCTTATTACATCATTGCAGACGGCTTCGCTCATCATTCCGGCCGTAGTCAAACTGGATTCCGGCAACTACACGTGCAGCCCCTCGAACAGTGCCCCCCGCACCATTGTGCTCCACGTGCTGAACGGTAAGGGGGTGGTGAAAGCCGGGTGGGCGGGTGATTAAGTGGGTGGTGACGAGGTGAGGTCCTCGGCGGCTTTaactgtttgtctgtctgtgtggCGAGGCAATTGAATTAAGTTTTCATTTAGcttaattgaattttattcGGATGCGTTTGTGTTTGGTTTGACTTTTGATTTTCGCGAAATATCCGCACAGTGAGGCAATTACCCCGATATTATGCCCCCCAATTATGAATGTAAATTAAACCTATGCTGAACTGTAAGTTCCTCAAAAAACAGAGCCCCAGGGAGTacagaaaatttaaataaatttgtttgctTACGCCTTTGTTTTAGCCCCCTTACAAACCACTGTTCTGGTCATTTGAGaggttttattttgtttacaCAATTTTCTACAATGGCAAACACAATGGCagcgaaacgaaacgaaatgAAACCGAAAACCAAACCGAAAGAGTCGGTTTCCAGCAAAGGAACAGTTGCAGTTTTATTGTTATCTCGAAATGGCCACAATTGCGTTATTTGCCCAATGTCCGACGGGCAACACTGTTGAGTCCGAGTTCCGAGTTTCGAGGACCGAGTTCCGAGGACCAAGGACGCCCACAACAATGACAGTGATGCTGGGAGTCTACGATGACTGACCTATAAATGTCGCTACGTAATGGTTAGCTATCTGTCCGGTTTTTTCGTCTTATTCTACTCTATTTGTCTCTCTGTTTGCCTACACAGCAAAAAAATATGTGAAATTCgataattcaatttaaaatggCCCCTGGTGAAATCCTAACTCTTGGTTGAAATTTATTGGTTTATTGTCTTTCATtgaaatgtatatatttttatccTTAATTTGAGAGTATTATGCTCTCCAGTTTCCATTAAATTCAATTGTATTTTAATTATCTGTTTGTACAATAGTTTTTCCTATCCAAACACAGCACTTTTTCCTATATAcggcaaaaaaatattataaaagcTTAACTCATCGGTATTTAATACAATCACTCTAGGAATTCTCTTTGTGGCTTATTTTAATGCCGTGAAATGATGCAATCGATCATTGTTTTTTGCATAATTTTTGACCGTGTGAGCTTGTTGCCACAAATTTCCGCCTGCATTTAAATGGTTTGTCCATCAGGACCGCCGGCTGTGTTGTCGTTCCTATTTGTGATCCAGTTCCTGTTCCTGGCTGTCAACTCCGACGTCTCCTCATCCGGGCCCCGTGTTTGTTGTGTTCCTGTGTGTTTGACTGCTATTTGTAGCTGTCGCTTTCCGCTTGGAGCACGCTACTTAGAGGCACTTCAGCACATGACAATACGGTTCGACAGTGCCGAGTGTTAACTCGCACTCGTCTGAGAACCGACAAAACAAATGCCGAGCGATTGTGACTGATGGCACCTGACGGAGGACAAGGACTCGCAGCAGGATTTTCGGGCAGACAGGTACAAGTTGGCAGGACTGGCAGAACTGTCAGGCTGCAAATAATGGTTATAAAAACGCCGACCTGTCTGCGGGAGGCTTACAAGGGCGCTTGAGTCTAGGTCAGAAAGGGCAAACAATCgtaaaagaattttttttgcgcccggattttaaaattaaattcacaATTTAATTTGCTGTGAAATGGCCGCAATGTGGCAGGGGGCGGGAGCGAAAGCAAACATCATTTATAACAAGGaattaatgtatttttaatattcgaCTAATTGACGCAGATAAAAGAAAGGCTCACAGGCCACTTGCCAACGgttttttgttgccgttgAGCTGGGCAAAAGAGTGAAAGGATGTTAAAGCCCAGGATAATGAAAAACAATGCTCCAGAGATATGTGTGTAGGCGTGTGTGTTTCTGTTTGCCTGGCGGAGTGCCAGACAATAATGAAATTTCAGACAGAAGAGGCCCCCACTTTGCGCTTTTtacataattttaataatatattttccaCGAATCGTGTGCAAGTGCGAAAAGGTTAATAAACTTAATGTCATTTCTGCGGCACAAATGTTGTGGcatattacattttttgttgCCGCTGGCGCAACGTTGTGCCATGACAAATGATTATTAATAACTTAATGAtattatcatttatttattcagggatttttattttaattgcacTCCTCTCTCACTGATTTATTAAATCAGCTAGGCTGGCCCTAGCCTTTTTTCCGGTGGCATAATTAATTTGCTTGTTCAACTCGCAATTCACCCCTGCGCTTTGCGAAGTGGCAATGTCAGCGTGCGGTCGGcttttaaatttattcaagtttaattattttaaataagtaATTTCATACATATTCGACAAGTTGCCCCCGCACATTGCATAACTGATTCCGCAGACCACAGCTCGTTTTAGACTCATTTTCTGATGACTCGCATGATTCTGTTACCGTTGCCGACGGATACAAACCATATAGTGGTTATGGTAATTGATATCAGGTCGAAAATGGGAGAGCTAGTGCTGCGCAGCTCATAATTAGTTTGGCCTAGTTGTGGTTAACTTGTGGACTTCTTTGAGGACTTTGAAGTGTTTGAACTAGAACATTTTAATACAAGGTATTGCTGCAAGATATTAGCTTAAAAGGAAATTAAATCGTAAACAATGTTATAATTAATTTAGacttttaataattatttcacttTGCCTAGCTGTGGTTAACTTGTGGACTCCTTAGCATGAGAActttaaagtatttaaaatagAAAATAGAAACGAATTAATTTCCATTATATATTGGGTTCATAGCAATAAAAgctaaataaattttataatttattttgatttcaaTTTATTATTTCAAAGGGTCTAGTTGTGGTTATACTGTGGACTTCTTTGAGTAGTTTGAACTTCAAAGTTTTCATATCTGTATGTTATTACGTTAAAAAGTATTAAATCTGAAATGTTGTTAtattcaattaaaaatgttattgaCTATTTAACATGGCTTAGTTTTAGTTAAACTGTTGACTCCTTATGGTCATGAAAATATTGTTAAATTATGTTAAATTTAGATTTTAATTTGCGATGGCTTTGCTAATGAGCTGCCCATGAATCAGGCTGTAGCTTTATTTACTCTGAAGCTTTTCAGTTCATTGCGGGGCGATGCCTATTCAGT is from Drosophila suzukii chromosome 3, CBGP_Dsuzu_IsoJpt1.0, whole genome shotgun sequence and encodes:
- the dpr15 gene encoding integumentary mucin C.1 encodes the protein MELAKMPGPLILLALLICLPAIRGQSQEEETSILNSNGTNGRAFQRTQSRREALIPATTQMAQTLDKAGAFGPTMAAAALAVDDAAPRDRSRNNVAINNISNNGDQRLTAALGANLIMSSRNIQEQQSYRITAQDNATSAASIALNAVGDSPPSATAAATTTTEPATTTPTTTTTTRRTTRRPVATTTLKPPPTIDDYQTIISQAGTHAYLPCNVKQLVKKPISWLRMRDGHILTVDQTTFIADQRFQSVFSPNPERWSLQIKYVQLKDEGTYECQVSTEPKASAIVHLRIVEPKTELIGESTRHVKAGSLVKLRCIISQALEPPLFINWFYNQKQIYLHNRRGWRTEIERIDLPAEVPTTSTTTTTTTTTTTSTTTTGATPVSTTTTGSTGGATSSSSEMLNGLVTITRSYILDAISQNDVSELGAAAAAGVAFVTETSTAQLVAEVDATSSTSGTTTGAGLLAAPTSAASLAAGATSAAGTPATGDSTAAAATTNTWLTTTEAAATTAATITTTMLPSSSFIKQITTASLIIPAVVKLDSGNYTCSPSNSAPRTIVLHVLNGEYSASAIKSGSVSWSALIGCHGYLHWRNVSTLLTLLWIIKFALARDICQPNASRVTARTPGTGAGGLPAAGGERGPKSGASFIRGSSSISATKVAEDKT